From a single Pseudomonas serboccidentalis genomic region:
- a CDS encoding DMT family transporter, whose protein sequence is MSLVILLAVVVLAGAVLSVQAAINGRLGETVGVLRSSLLTFVVGAVTTGLLILFFEPAHAVSLLDVPKWQLTGALFGVVYMMVMVGAVPVVGTAVATVAVIVGQLGMGMLIDNFGWLGNPAIELSSSRVLAMVCLGLALVFMYRSSLRSVD, encoded by the coding sequence ATGAGTCTGGTTATTTTGTTGGCCGTGGTGGTGCTGGCCGGTGCGGTGTTGAGTGTGCAGGCGGCGATCAATGGGCGCCTGGGGGAGACCGTCGGGGTGTTGCGCAGTAGTTTGCTGACCTTCGTGGTGGGGGCGGTGACGACCGGGTTGTTGATTCTGTTTTTCGAGCCGGCGCATGCGGTGAGTCTGTTGGACGTGCCGAAGTGGCAGTTGACCGGGGCACTGTTTGGGGTGGTTTACATGATGGTCATGGTCGGGGCGGTGCCGGTGGTGGGCACGGCGGTGGCGACGGTGGCGGTGATTGTTGGCCAGCTTGGGATGGGGATGTTGATTGATAACTTTGGCTGGTTGGGCAATCCGGCGATTGAGCTTTCGTCTTCTCGGGTGTTGGCGATGGTTTGTCTGGGGTTGGCTTTGGTCTTTATGTATCGCAGCAGTTTGCGTTCTGTTGACTGA
- a CDS encoding DUF1427 family protein — MNYLISLAIGLGVGLLYGALNFRSPAPPAIALVGLLGMLAGEQLWPMGRQLVAGWFS, encoded by the coding sequence ATGAACTACCTGATTTCGCTGGCCATCGGCCTGGGTGTCGGCCTGCTCTATGGCGCGCTGAATTTTCGTTCTCCCGCGCCACCGGCCATCGCCCTGGTGGGGCTGCTCGGCATGCTCGCGGGTGAGCAGTTATGGCCGATGGGCCGGCAACTGGTCGCCGGTTGGTTCTCGTGA
- a CDS encoding metallothionein gives MPDRKCDCPNCKCTIKEGDHAYAVHGKHYCCEACAHHHKGGEECSSKGCHCAHPK, from the coding sequence ATGCCAGATAGAAAATGCGATTGCCCCAACTGTAAATGCACGATCAAAGAAGGCGACCACGCCTACGCCGTGCACGGCAAACACTATTGCTGCGAGGCCTGCGCGCACCACCACAAGGGCGGCGAGGAGTGTTCAAGCAAGGGCTGCCATTGCGCTCACCCCAAATAA
- a CDS encoding purine-nucleoside phosphorylase: protein MQAMTRLTLAAAALLSSTTWAAEAPIQPKVVLITMFAPEAQHWIERLDLKQEIRVPGLSAEYPTIRCNTQQVCLLTTGMGQTNAAASTLALALSPKFDLRKSYFLIAGIAGISPKHGTIGTAAWAHYLVEFGTQWELDSRDAPASWPTGYLGINTKGPNEKPPLDYKTEVFELNPTLQAKAFALSHKVELSESEESAAWRLKYPSAPANQPPVVTRCDTLAGNTWFSGTRLSERAEVWTRLLTDNKGEYCTTQQEDNSTYEALLRASREGLVDVQRLAVVRAGSDFDRPAPGGNEVDNLLKYADQGGFVPALENLYRTGNPLVQDILKHWSAWENGVPQS, encoded by the coding sequence ATGCAAGCAATGACGCGTCTGACCCTGGCCGCTGCGGCCCTGCTCTCTTCCACCACTTGGGCGGCTGAGGCGCCGATCCAACCGAAAGTGGTGCTGATCACCATGTTCGCCCCCGAGGCGCAGCACTGGATCGAGCGCCTGGACCTCAAGCAGGAAATCCGCGTGCCGGGCCTGTCCGCCGAGTACCCGACCATCCGCTGCAACACGCAACAGGTGTGCCTGCTGACCACCGGCATGGGCCAGACCAACGCCGCCGCCTCGACGCTGGCATTGGCCCTGTCGCCGAAATTCGACCTGCGCAAAAGCTACTTCCTGATCGCCGGGATTGCCGGCATCAGCCCGAAACACGGAACCATCGGCACCGCCGCGTGGGCGCATTACCTGGTGGAATTCGGTACGCAATGGGAGCTGGATTCGCGCGATGCGCCGGCGAGCTGGCCGACCGGCTACCTCGGCATCAACACCAAAGGCCCGAACGAAAAACCGCCGCTGGACTACAAGACCGAAGTCTTCGAACTCAACCCGACGTTGCAGGCCAAGGCCTTCGCCCTGAGCCACAAGGTCGAGCTGAGCGAGAGCGAGGAATCAGCGGCGTGGCGCCTGAAATACCCGTCCGCCCCGGCCAACCAGCCGCCAGTCGTCACCCGTTGCGACACGCTGGCGGGCAACACCTGGTTCTCCGGCACCCGCCTGAGCGAACGCGCCGAGGTCTGGACCAGACTGCTGACCGACAACAAGGGGGAATACTGCACCACGCAACAAGAGGACAATTCCACCTACGAAGCCTTGTTGCGCGCCAGTCGCGAAGGCCTGGTCGATGTACAACGCCTGGCGGTGGTGCGCGCCGGCTCCGACTTCGACCGCCCTGCCCCGGGCGGCAACGAAGTCGACAACCTGCTCAAGTACGCCGATCAGGGCGGGTTCGTGCCGGCGCTGGAGAACCTCTATCGCACGGGTAATCCGCTGGTGCAGGACATCCTGAAACACTGGTCGGCGTGGGAGAACGGCGTTCCGCAATCCTGA
- a CDS encoding DUF6555 family protein — translation MNNAKLFVIDYTLHGTPKSFIIRSDKMDNAEAWHWASCDAGVGRIPRFGREKVQKTSKPMAEKFGVENVKWRPAS, via the coding sequence ATGAACAACGCAAAACTGTTTGTCATCGACTACACCCTTCACGGCACGCCGAAATCGTTCATTATCCGCTCGGACAAAATGGACAACGCCGAGGCGTGGCACTGGGCAAGCTGCGACGCCGGCGTGGGTCGCATCCCGCGCTTCGGCCGGGAAAAAGTGCAAAAGACCAGCAAACCGATGGCGGAGAAATTTGGCGTGGAAAACGTCAAATGGCGACCGGCGAGCTAG
- a CDS encoding quinone oxidoreductase family protein translates to MKALQFDKTGDLSSLRFVDVATPVSGADEVLVEIKAAGLNPSDVKNVLGRFPYTTLPRIPGRDFAGVVVEGPQALLGQEVWGTGRELGFFADGSHAQFVKLPANGVAHKPSHLSFAQAASLGVPYTTAWDALERSLVSAETRLLVIGGGAVATAALALAKVRGAQLLAAARRPEQVKDLQAQGFQTIQLDKPEDLGAQVNAVYSGGADVIFDTTGFWLPASVAALAAFGRIAIIAAPVDGHVQLPALALYRKGGSVVGINSLLYGVQACAAMLEQFGRFFDEDRLPLPQGLVEVPLAEGVQHYAEINQGSGDKIILIP, encoded by the coding sequence ATGAAAGCATTGCAATTCGATAAAACCGGCGATCTGTCCTCCCTGCGTTTCGTCGACGTCGCCACTCCGGTATCCGGCGCCGATGAAGTGCTGGTCGAGATCAAGGCGGCCGGCCTGAACCCCAGCGACGTGAAGAACGTGCTCGGGCGTTTCCCTTACACCACCTTGCCGCGAATTCCCGGGCGCGATTTTGCTGGTGTAGTGGTCGAAGGGCCGCAGGCGTTGCTCGGTCAGGAAGTCTGGGGCACCGGGCGTGAACTGGGCTTTTTTGCCGATGGCTCGCACGCGCAGTTCGTCAAGCTGCCGGCCAACGGCGTGGCGCACAAACCATCGCACTTGAGCTTCGCCCAGGCTGCCAGCCTCGGCGTGCCGTACACCACGGCGTGGGATGCACTGGAGCGCAGTCTGGTGAGTGCTGAAACCCGTTTGCTGGTGATCGGCGGCGGTGCGGTGGCGACGGCGGCATTGGCGCTGGCCAAGGTCCGTGGTGCGCAGCTACTGGCGGCGGCGCGGCGGCCGGAGCAGGTCAAGGATTTGCAGGCGCAGGGCTTCCAGACGATCCAGCTGGATAAACCCGAAGACCTCGGTGCACAGGTCAACGCGGTGTACAGTGGCGGCGCCGATGTGATCTTCGACACCACCGGTTTCTGGTTGCCGGCCTCGGTGGCGGCGCTCGCAGCGTTCGGTCGCATCGCGATCATCGCGGCCCCGGTCGACGGCCATGTGCAGTTGCCGGCGCTGGCGCTGTACCGCAAGGGCGGCTCGGTGGTCGGGATCAACTCGCTGTTGTACGGCGTGCAAGCCTGTGCGGCGATGCTGGAGCAGTTCGGGCGGTTCTTCGATGAAGACCGGCTGCCATTGCCGCAAGGGTTGGTGGAGGTGCCGCTGGCGGAGGGTGTGCAGCACTATGCAGAGATTAATCAAGGCAGTGGTGACAAGATCATCCTGATTCCATAA
- a CDS encoding DMT family transporter: MQTLDEVSVAAPVSKPRLRLLLLPLVILAGMGLSVEAGLLGPLGGQVGHLWATLSIFGVGSAILFLLLLFAGPQKGPALTDLPRWQLIGGFLGPMYLVVLTLATPHIGIAMTMIAILSGQVGKSVLIDHFGWFGATRKKVNAERWLALGLIVVALVLIARG, from the coding sequence ATGCAGACGTTGGATGAGGTGAGTGTGGCGGCGCCGGTGAGCAAACCGCGGTTGCGCCTGCTGTTGCTGCCGCTGGTGATCCTGGCGGGCATGGGTTTGTCGGTGGAGGCGGGGTTGCTCGGGCCGCTGGGGGGGCAGGTCGGGCACCTGTGGGCGACCTTGAGCATCTTCGGCGTGGGCTCGGCGATTCTGTTTCTGCTGTTGCTGTTCGCGGGACCGCAGAAAGGCCCGGCGCTGACCGATCTGCCGCGCTGGCAATTGATCGGCGGCTTTCTCGGGCCGATGTACTTGGTGGTGCTGACATTGGCGACGCCGCATATCGGGATTGCGATGACGATGATCGCGATTCTCTCGGGGCAGGTGGGCAAGAGTGTGCTGATCGACCATTTCGGCTGGTTTGGCGCGACGCGCAAGAAGGTCAATGCCGAGCGCTGGCTGGCGTTGGGGTTGATTGTGGTGGCACTGGTTTTGATTGCGCGAGGTTGA
- a CDS encoding nucleoside-specific channel-forming protein Tsx, with product MHAASLLRAPFARTFAVSLLLTGVTGVLSHTALAQPAQPEESAQGETLSPEASPPKEGAYLSDWYNQDLTLIGSKDISFGPQPADDIYLEYEYFGRKGPFELYGYVDIPKIFNIGNSHDKGVWDHGSPVFMEHEPRISIDYLAGRSLAIGPFKEWYVAFDWIYDHGSRKENRANTLYSGLGTDIDTHSRVNLSANLYGRYQWENYGASNEYSWDGYRAQLKYIVPIDKFSNGASLTYIGFTNFDFGSDLHKDNPARTANATVATNVLLYSFTHLRFTLVGRYFHNGGNWEDGSELNFGDGNFRARSNGWGYYAGIGYQF from the coding sequence ATGCACGCCGCTTCCCTGCTTCGCGCCCCGTTTGCGCGCACGTTTGCCGTTTCCTTGCTACTGACCGGCGTTACCGGAGTTCTCAGCCACACCGCGCTGGCGCAACCGGCCCAACCCGAAGAATCCGCCCAGGGCGAGACCCTCAGCCCCGAAGCCAGCCCGCCAAAGGAAGGTGCGTACCTGTCGGACTGGTACAACCAGGACCTGACGCTGATCGGCAGCAAGGACATCAGTTTCGGTCCGCAACCGGCCGACGATATCTACCTGGAATACGAGTACTTCGGGCGCAAGGGGCCGTTCGAGCTGTACGGCTACGTCGACATCCCGAAGATCTTCAACATCGGCAACAGCCACGACAAAGGCGTGTGGGACCACGGCTCGCCGGTGTTCATGGAGCACGAACCGCGCATCTCCATCGACTACCTCGCCGGCCGCAGCCTGGCCATCGGCCCGTTCAAGGAATGGTACGTGGCGTTCGACTGGATCTACGATCACGGCAGCCGCAAGGAGAACCGCGCCAACACTCTGTACAGCGGTTTGGGCACCGACATCGACACCCATTCGCGGGTCAACCTGTCGGCCAATCTGTACGGGCGTTACCAGTGGGAAAACTACGGCGCGAGCAATGAATACTCATGGGACGGCTACCGTGCCCAGTTGAAGTACATCGTGCCCATCGACAAATTCAGCAACGGCGCGTCGCTGACCTACATCGGCTTCACCAACTTCGATTTCGGCTCGGACCTGCACAAGGACAATCCGGCGCGCACCGCCAACGCCACGGTGGCGACCAACGTGCTGCTGTACTCGTTCACCCATTTGCGCTTCACCCTGGTCGGCCGTTATTTCCACAACGGCGGCAACTGGGAGGACGGCAGCGAGCTGAACTTCGGCGACGGCAATTTCCGCGCACGCTCCAACGGTTGGGGTTATTACGCCGGCATCGGCTACCAGTTCTGA
- a CDS encoding AraC family transcriptional regulator, translating to MALAAPPDLSDTDVPVQPLARTYPRGLFIEPHEHVWGQLLYAMSGVMWVETPQEALVVPPQRAVWLPPGVPHGIRVVSDLQMRNIYLRPALAATLDETVQVIEVGGLLRELIVGLVEQGDSGEPAYYDALVGLALLELKRARRSQLKIPMPDDSDRRLMNLCQAVMAAPSLEIPFEQHAENAGASVRTLARLFKDSLGMGFAEWRRQVQLATAVAELIQGVPVSAIARELGYSPSSFSDMFRRELGVAPSQFATA from the coding sequence ATGGCCCTCGCTGCGCCCCCCGATCTGAGTGATACCGATGTGCCGGTGCAGCCGCTGGCGCGTACCTATCCGCGCGGTTTGTTCATCGAGCCGCATGAGCATGTCTGGGGACAGTTGCTGTATGCGATGAGCGGAGTGATGTGGGTCGAGACCCCGCAGGAAGCGCTGGTGGTGCCGCCACAGCGGGCGGTGTGGTTGCCGCCCGGGGTGCCGCATGGGATTCGCGTGGTCTCGGACCTGCAGATGCGCAATATCTACCTGCGCCCGGCGCTGGCGGCGACGCTGGATGAGACGGTGCAGGTGATCGAGGTCGGCGGGTTGCTGCGTGAGTTGATCGTCGGGCTGGTGGAGCAGGGCGACAGCGGTGAGCCGGCCTATTACGACGCCTTGGTCGGGCTGGCGTTGCTGGAGCTCAAGCGCGCCCGGCGCTCGCAATTGAAGATCCCGATGCCGGACGATTCCGACCGGCGTCTGATGAACCTGTGCCAAGCGGTGATGGCGGCGCCGTCGCTGGAGATCCCGTTCGAGCAGCATGCGGAAAACGCCGGCGCCAGCGTGCGCACGCTGGCGCGGTTGTTCAAGGACAGCCTCGGCATGGGCTTTGCCGAATGGCGGCGGCAGGTGCAACTGGCGACAGCGGTGGCGGAGTTGATCCAGGGCGTACCAGTGAGTGCGATCGCGCGGGAACTGGGCTATTCGCCGAGCAGTTTCAGTGACATGTTCCGCCGGGAATTGGGCGTGGCGCCCTCGCAATTCGCCACTGCCTGA
- a CDS encoding LysR family transcriptional regulator produces the protein MHGLNELGFKALRLFVAVLDHGSFSEVARREGVAPSSISRQIQLMEQALNQQLLYRHTRAVSPTEAGRMLGHHARLVLVQLEEAEQALQEQQSEPTGLVRINAPVVFGQRHLTPWLGKLCARYPKLQLDIQQTDHYVDPLQEGADLLFRIGPLHDSSMQARILAPHRFQVAASPAYLKRHGTPQHPDDLAQHQCLAYKGATGQQRWFFRQDQGDWTPYSVKGPITGNHADTLTQAAEQGLGLVMFPSWLIGEAVREGSLVPVLGEYQVSNSLEPQQIAVLWPGSRRLSVKVRTVIDFFVECFGEVPYWDRP, from the coding sequence ATGCACGGGCTCAATGAACTCGGATTCAAGGCACTCAGGCTGTTTGTGGCGGTGCTCGACCATGGCAGTTTTTCCGAAGTGGCCCGCCGCGAGGGCGTGGCGCCCTCTTCGATTTCGCGGCAGATCCAGTTGATGGAGCAGGCACTGAACCAGCAATTGCTCTACCGCCACACCCGCGCCGTCAGCCCGACCGAGGCCGGACGCATGCTTGGTCACCATGCGCGGCTGGTGCTGGTGCAACTGGAGGAGGCCGAACAGGCGTTGCAGGAACAGCAAAGCGAACCCACCGGACTGGTGCGGATCAACGCGCCGGTGGTGTTCGGCCAACGGCATCTGACGCCGTGGCTCGGCAAATTGTGTGCACGTTATCCGAAGCTGCAACTGGACATCCAGCAGACCGACCATTACGTCGACCCGTTGCAGGAAGGCGCCGACCTGCTGTTCCGCATCGGCCCGCTGCACGATTCGAGCATGCAGGCACGGATTCTCGCGCCGCACCGCTTTCAAGTCGCGGCCAGCCCGGCGTACCTCAAGCGCCACGGCACGCCGCAACATCCCGACGACCTCGCGCAGCACCAGTGCCTGGCCTACAAAGGCGCGACCGGCCAGCAGCGCTGGTTCTTCCGTCAGGATCAGGGCGACTGGACACCCTACTCGGTCAAAGGCCCGATCACCGGCAACCACGCCGACACCCTCACCCAGGCCGCCGAACAAGGCCTGGGGCTGGTGATGTTTCCGTCATGGCTGATTGGCGAAGCGGTGCGCGAAGGCTCGCTGGTGCCGGTGCTGGGCGAGTATCAAGTGTCGAACAGTCTGGAGCCGCAGCAGATTGCGGTGCTGTGGCCGGGCAGCCGGCGGCTGTCGGTGAAGGTGCGTACGGTGATTGATTTCTTTGTCGAATGCTTCGGCGAAGTGCCCTACTGGGACAGACCTTGA